The DNA segment TCTTTTGCGAAATAATCGACAAATTTCCCTTTACCCTCGTCGCCCCATTGAGCGCCAACGACCACTACTGCTGGCATGAATATTCCCCTTGTTGAATAGACACTGTTTCAGGGGGAATCTAGCCAATTCCCCTGGGGATAGCAATGGAGGATTCGCTTAATGCTCGGTATCCTGAGGATTTCGAATGTTCTTAGAGAACCAATGGTGCGGGTCATCGCTAATGGTTCGCGCAATTTCGACGAAATGACCTTTGTTTTTGAGACC comes from the Bdellovibrionales bacterium genome and includes:
- a CDS encoding adenylosuccinate synthetase, which encodes MPAVVVVGAQWGDEGKGKFVDYFAK